A genomic segment from Desulfonatronum lacustre DSM 10312 encodes:
- a CDS encoding ATP-binding protein, producing the protein MRPSSAEDVAGLSLPADKSSLEPLRRFVLERFESTGLSPALELKIDLVLEEVLLNIFDYAYGPDQTGMVSVACGQLAEEGRFLVRFTDQGPPFDPLSKPPPDVTLGMDERVQGGLGILLTKEMSASQRYRREGDSNILEIVFAE; encoded by the coding sequence TTGCGGCCAAGTAGCGCCGAGGATGTGGCCGGTCTTTCGCTGCCGGCGGACAAATCCTCTCTGGAGCCTCTGCGGCGCTTTGTCCTGGAGCGTTTCGAATCCACCGGGTTGTCTCCGGCGTTGGAGCTCAAGATCGATCTGGTCTTGGAAGAGGTGCTCCTGAATATTTTTGATTACGCCTACGGTCCGGACCAGACCGGAATGGTCTCCGTGGCGTGCGGACAGTTGGCGGAGGAGGGGCGGTTTCTGGTGCGCTTCACGGACCAGGGGCCTCCCTTTGACCCGCTTTCCAAGCCTCCTCCGGACGTCACCCTGGGCATGGACGAGCGTGTTCAGGGTGGGCTGGGCATTCTGCTGACCAAAGAGATGAGCGCCTCCCAGCGGTATCGCCGGGAGGGCGACAGCAACATCCTGGAGATCGTTTTCGCCGAGTAG
- a CDS encoding ribonucleoside triphosphate reductase yields MLTHICKRDGRTETWAVDRIAAAVLKALRSCGIQDALLADRLARKVEERLAEAGLTVPDQEQVQDQVEAVLMQSRLFDVAKRYILYREKRRQIREQKAAFLDIMETIDAYVNKSDWRVAENANMSHSFQGLMLHLSGTVQARYALEKYPLEVRQAHEHGYLHIHDLSFGLAGYCAGWSLRDLLLEGFNLEGRSSSGPPKHFDSALGQMVNFLGTLQNEWAGAQAFNNVDTYLAPFVRHDELDYRQIRQAVQKFVFNLNTTSRWGGQSPFTNLSFDLAPPKHLASEAVIIGGRLHDSQTYADFGPEMEMINRAFLEVMLQGDYHGRIFSFPIPTYNVTENFPWETEVGELLLQLTAKYGVPYFQNFINSDFKPEDVRSMCCRLQMDLRELRKKVGGLFGAGDLTGSIGVVTLNLPKLAFLAHDEADYLDLLTEYAELARDSLEFKRKLINDNLERGMFPFTRRYLKNAYRGHFSTIGVVGGHEACQNLLGKGIETPAGIRLMRTTLLHLQDLTRRFQEETGNLYNLEATPAEGVSYRLAKLDKTLYAGIKASGNGVPYYTNSTALPVDLGLDVFAALEHQDQLQTLYTGGTVFHTFLGEAVADPQSLRAFLVKAMTRTKLPYISITPTFSVCKDHGYLRGEHPECPECGNPAEVYTRVVGYYRPVQRWNQGKQSEYAQRRVFAGLGGESAAS; encoded by the coding sequence ATGCTGACCCACATTTGCAAACGTGACGGCCGCACCGAAACCTGGGCCGTGGACAGGATCGCTGCGGCCGTTCTCAAGGCATTGAGATCCTGTGGAATCCAGGACGCGCTTTTGGCCGACCGCCTGGCCCGCAAGGTGGAGGAACGCCTGGCCGAAGCCGGCCTGACCGTCCCGGACCAGGAGCAGGTTCAGGATCAGGTCGAAGCCGTGTTGATGCAGTCCCGCTTGTTCGACGTGGCCAAGCGCTACATCCTGTACAGAGAGAAACGCCGCCAAATCCGGGAACAAAAGGCCGCGTTCCTGGACATCATGGAAACCATCGACGCCTACGTAAACAAATCCGATTGGCGGGTGGCCGAAAACGCCAACATGTCCCACTCCTTCCAGGGCCTGATGCTGCACCTTTCCGGCACGGTTCAGGCCCGTTACGCCCTGGAAAAATATCCCCTGGAAGTCCGTCAGGCCCATGAACACGGCTACCTGCACATCCACGACCTGTCCTTCGGCCTGGCCGGATACTGCGCCGGGTGGAGCCTGCGCGACCTCCTTCTGGAAGGCTTCAACCTGGAAGGCCGCTCCTCCTCCGGTCCGCCCAAACACTTCGACTCCGCTTTGGGCCAGATGGTCAACTTCCTGGGCACCCTGCAAAACGAATGGGCCGGGGCACAGGCCTTCAACAACGTGGACACCTATCTCGCGCCCTTCGTCCGTCATGACGAATTGGACTACCGACAGATTCGTCAGGCCGTCCAGAAATTCGTCTTCAATCTGAACACCACCTCCAGATGGGGCGGTCAGAGCCCGTTCACCAACCTGAGCTTCGACCTGGCTCCGCCCAAGCACCTGGCTTCCGAAGCAGTGATCATCGGCGGTCGGCTCCATGACAGCCAGACCTACGCGGACTTCGGACCGGAGATGGAGATGATCAACCGGGCCTTCCTGGAAGTCATGCTTCAGGGTGACTACCACGGCCGTATTTTCTCCTTTCCCATTCCGACCTACAACGTGACCGAGAACTTTCCTTGGGAGACCGAGGTGGGCGAGCTGCTGCTCCAGCTTACGGCCAAATACGGGGTGCCGTACTTCCAGAACTTCATCAATTCAGACTTCAAGCCCGAGGACGTCCGCTCCATGTGCTGCCGGTTGCAGATGGACCTGCGCGAACTGCGCAAAAAGGTCGGCGGGTTGTTCGGTGCCGGGGATTTAACCGGGTCCATCGGCGTGGTCACCCTGAACCTGCCCAAGCTGGCTTTTCTGGCCCACGACGAGGCGGACTATCTGGACCTGCTCACCGAGTACGCCGAACTGGCCCGGGACAGCCTGGAGTTCAAGCGCAAGCTGATCAACGACAACCTGGAACGGGGCATGTTTCCCTTCACCCGGCGCTACCTGAAAAACGCCTACCGCGGGCATTTTTCCACCATCGGCGTGGTGGGCGGTCACGAGGCGTGCCAAAATCTGCTGGGCAAGGGCATCGAAACCCCGGCCGGGATCCGGCTGATGCGGACCACCCTGCTCCACCTCCAGGACCTGACCCGACGCTTCCAGGAAGAGACCGGCAACCTGTACAACCTGGAGGCCACCCCGGCCGAAGGCGTGAGCTACCGGCTGGCCAAGCTGGACAAGACGCTCTACGCCGGGATCAAGGCCTCGGGCAACGGCGTGCCGTACTACACCAACTCCACGGCCCTGCCCGTGGACCTGGGGCTGGACGTCTTCGCGGCCCTGGAGCACCAGGACCAATTGCAGACCCTGTACACCGGCGGGACGGTCTTTCACACCTTCCTGGGCGAGGCCGTGGCCGATCCCCAATCCTTACGAGCCTTCCTGGTCAAAGCCATGACCCGGACCAAGCTGCCCTACATCTCCATCACCCCAACCTTTTCCGTGTGCAAGGACCACGGATACCTCCGAGGCGAGCATCCGGAATGCCCGGAATGCGGCAACCCGGCGGAAGTCTACACCCGGGTCGTGGGCTACTACCGCCCGGTCCAACGCTGGAACCAGGGCAAACAGTCCGAATACGCCCAGCGCCGCGTCTTTGCCGGGCTGGGAGGCGAAAGCGCCGCAAGCTGA
- a CDS encoding murein hydrolase activator EnvC family protein: MIGLLLSGPNPAAATTTGTIQRTLEERERDVRAHEEILKGLSEQERALFADLQEVEARLRATADEITDLETHLDRLRQEERVRLKDYQELDLARAQTSEELGRLLALLWPVHLQGVEHNLQSLTSWDEADRQYHWLSRIYDLVQDRIDQLRRQGRELAQGQARLERAREEITAQMLRIDAGKDRLLKQKLDFLRRVQEVRAQQVSAEEQIKEILQSIAELNYRLQTLTSRNFTDLRGHMPWPTQGRIVERFRPQTDPPHRGLSFAMSENAPVRAISWGKVVHSDVLRGYGHVVILYHGEDYYSLYAFLNNPLVAVGQEVEKDEQIGVAGLYPKVDGPGLYFELRFQQNPVNPDIWLVAD, translated from the coding sequence ATGATCGGACTTCTTCTGAGCGGTCCGAACCCGGCCGCGGCCACGACCACGGGAACCATTCAACGCACCCTGGAAGAGCGTGAGCGCGATGTTCGGGCCCACGAAGAAATTCTGAAAGGCCTGTCGGAGCAGGAACGCGCCTTGTTCGCCGACCTGCAGGAAGTGGAAGCCCGGTTGCGGGCCACCGCGGACGAGATTACGGACCTGGAAACGCATTTGGACCGACTGCGTCAGGAAGAACGCGTCCGGCTGAAGGACTATCAGGAACTGGACCTGGCCCGGGCCCAAACCAGCGAGGAATTGGGGCGTCTGCTGGCCCTGCTCTGGCCGGTGCATTTGCAGGGCGTGGAACACAATCTCCAATCTTTAACCTCCTGGGACGAGGCTGACCGGCAATACCATTGGCTGTCCCGGATCTACGACTTGGTTCAGGACCGGATCGATCAACTCCGCCGACAAGGGCGGGAATTGGCCCAAGGACAGGCCCGCCTGGAGCGGGCGCGAGAAGAAATCACCGCGCAGATGCTCCGGATCGATGCCGGCAAGGACCGGCTTCTCAAGCAAAAGCTGGATTTCCTGCGCCGCGTCCAGGAAGTGCGTGCGCAACAAGTCTCCGCTGAGGAGCAGATTAAGGAAATCCTGCAAAGCATCGCCGAGCTGAACTACCGACTCCAAACCCTGACCTCCAGGAACTTTACGGATTTGCGCGGTCACATGCCTTGGCCGACCCAGGGCCGGATCGTGGAGCGGTTTCGGCCTCAGACTGATCCTCCGCACCGCGGTTTGAGTTTCGCGATGTCCGAGAACGCACCGGTACGCGCCATCTCCTGGGGCAAGGTGGTCCATAGCGATGTGCTCCGAGGATATGGCCACGTGGTCATTCTCTACCACGGTGAAGATTACTACAGCCTGTACGCCTTTCTGAACAACCCTCTGGTCGCCGTGGGCCAGGAAGTGGAAAAGGATGAACAGATCGGCGTAGCGGGGCTTTACCCCAAAGTGGATGGTCCGGGGCTCTACTTTGAATTGCGTTTTCAGCAAAATCCCGTTAATCCTGATATCTGGCTTGTCGCCGATTAA
- a CDS encoding class I SAM-dependent methyltransferase, translated as MDTTAFLAALKTVFSVQEMTKPTDFRFDPLPNVQGKTAPKVQRLLQLGVRCLPPEECYFEVGTFQGKTLISAALFNEDKHLAACDDFSEFTDNPEQALDVLRRNISRHCPPHQCIDFHMADFRRVLREGRLSKPIGFYFNDGAHDYANQFDGMTHVEDHLADEALVLVDDWRFTPDSRSQARQATLDAIARSKRKWELIYELPARFNGDAAMWWNGLGLLRTWVSSLSA; from the coding sequence ATGGACACTACTGCGTTTCTTGCCGCCCTGAAGACGGTCTTTTCCGTCCAGGAAATGACCAAGCCCACGGATTTTCGCTTCGATCCGCTGCCCAATGTCCAGGGCAAAACCGCTCCCAAAGTACAGCGGCTGCTCCAGCTCGGGGTACGCTGCCTGCCGCCTGAGGAATGCTATTTCGAAGTGGGGACGTTCCAGGGCAAGACGCTGATTTCCGCGGCCCTGTTCAATGAAGACAAGCACCTGGCGGCCTGCGATGATTTTTCGGAGTTTACGGACAACCCTGAACAGGCCCTGGATGTTCTCCGTCGCAACATCAGCCGCCACTGCCCTCCGCACCAGTGCATCGACTTCCACATGGCCGACTTCCGCCGGGTGCTGCGCGAAGGCCGCCTGTCCAAGCCCATCGGCTTCTACTTCAACGACGGCGCTCATGACTACGCCAACCAGTTCGATGGAATGACGCATGTTGAAGATCATCTGGCAGACGAAGCGCTGGTCCTGGTGGACGACTGGCGCTTTACCCCGGACTCCCGCTCCCAGGCCCGGCAAGCGACACTGGACGCCATTGCCCGTTCCAAACGCAAATGGGAACTGATCTACGAACTTCCCGCCCGTTTCAACGGCGACGCAGCAATGTGGTGGAACGGCCTCGGCCTGCTGCGGACATGGGTGTCTTCACTCTCGGCTTGA
- a CDS encoding divergent polysaccharide deacetylase family protein, translating to MTGKTAKKSGKPSRSSTSTKSGGKSGGKPKKTTAKTSRKRSSRRGFSKLWVMLMAAATGLTAITLVWALSLSPVDTLSTDVATIDKPVSAPPPTSAAPSASRSTPRSAPAQPDRVASLTTPAPTNHIRARIAPDAAPPAPSRRQGLVYEIFDTELLEQQVKEVDLALVQTIMELNLDPRSVRHLDIQMKTRNGQKYHTQSLAIGLDRDARSFEQTLRRNLELWVQSAELRQINKKSGKQEWRITLLNLPTHTLFLEEHGRKPSPPPPPASPGIGPRLVVVIDDLGENVHQAQELAALSFPVTFAVLPNISKSREVARIGAAAGRDVLLHQPMEPLDYPHRADPGPGALFVGMEDEQILRILRDNLAQVPQAIGINNHMGSRFTADESGMSTVLQELKRRDLFFLDSLTTGSSVADKQARKVGLEHLRRHIFLDNIPNVQAILFQLRKAEQLAHNQGQVIAIGHPYPETLEALKLWERERDQRINVVSLGSLLSRRSLAER from the coding sequence ATGACCGGTAAAACAGCGAAAAAAAGCGGCAAGCCCTCCCGCTCTTCCACTTCCACGAAAAGTGGTGGTAAGAGCGGGGGCAAGCCCAAGAAAACCACCGCCAAAACCAGCCGCAAACGATCATCCCGCAGGGGTTTTTCCAAGCTCTGGGTGATGCTCATGGCCGCGGCCACCGGGTTGACCGCCATCACCCTTGTCTGGGCCTTGAGCCTCTCCCCCGTGGATACCTTGTCCACGGACGTCGCGACTATCGACAAGCCTGTCTCCGCTCCACCCCCAACCTCCGCTGCACCGTCCGCTTCCCGCTCCACCCCCCGGTCCGCGCCTGCGCAGCCGGACAGGGTCGCCAGTTTGACGACTCCTGCCCCCACAAACCACATCCGCGCCCGAATCGCGCCCGATGCCGCCCCCCCGGCTCCCTCACGGCGCCAAGGCTTGGTTTACGAAATATTCGATACGGAACTGCTGGAACAGCAGGTCAAGGAAGTCGACCTGGCCCTGGTCCAGACCATCATGGAGTTGAACCTGGACCCTCGTTCGGTGCGTCATCTGGATATTCAGATGAAAACCCGCAACGGGCAGAAATATCATACCCAATCCTTGGCCATCGGATTGGACCGGGACGCCCGAAGCTTTGAGCAGACCTTGCGCCGGAATCTGGAACTCTGGGTCCAAAGCGCGGAACTGCGTCAGATCAACAAAAAATCCGGCAAGCAAGAGTGGCGAATAACCCTGCTCAACCTGCCCACACACACCCTGTTCCTGGAGGAACACGGTCGCAAACCATCCCCGCCTCCCCCGCCGGCCTCGCCGGGAATCGGGCCGCGGCTGGTGGTGGTGATCGACGACCTTGGCGAGAACGTACACCAAGCCCAGGAACTGGCCGCCCTCTCCTTCCCGGTGACCTTCGCCGTTTTGCCCAATATTTCCAAAAGTCGGGAAGTGGCCCGGATCGGGGCCGCGGCGGGTCGCGACGTGCTCCTGCACCAGCCCATGGAACCCCTGGACTACCCCCACCGGGCCGACCCCGGCCCCGGGGCCCTGTTCGTGGGCATGGAGGACGAACAAATCCTGAGAATCCTGCGGGACAATTTGGCCCAGGTTCCTCAGGCCATCGGCATCAACAACCACATGGGCTCCCGGTTCACCGCCGACGAGTCGGGCATGTCCACGGTGCTCCAGGAATTGAAGCGCCGCGACCTCTTTTTTCTGGACAGCCTGACCACCGGAAGCTCCGTCGCGGACAAACAGGCCCGCAAAGTCGGCCTGGAGCACCTGCGCAGACATATTTTCCTGGACAACATTCCCAATGTCCAGGCAATTCTGTTTCAACTACGCAAAGCCGAGCAACTGGCCCATAACCAGGGCCAGGTGATAGCCATCGGCCACCCCTACCCGGAAACCCTGGAAGCCTTGAAGCTCTGGGAGCGGGAACGTGATCAGCGGATCAACGTCGTCTCCCTCGGCTCCCTGCTCTCACGCCGATCATTGGCCGAGCGTTGA
- a CDS encoding S41 family peptidase, with protein MRVVHWVGTVTLLFLLAVTFGQSMATDEERYSPLKRFSQVLDLVERYYVQDVDRNEMIQGAIRGMLQELDPHSSFMTQDAFREMQIDTSGEFTGIGIEISLVEGRLTVVSPIEDTPAFREGLKSGDHILEIDGQSTQDITIMDAVKLIRGPRGTTVDMTILSKGETVPRTVTITRDVIPMHTVKLFELEPGVVLMRLTSFKETTMDDLREALDRFDLDQRVGLILDLRNNPGGLLNQAVAVADAFLHEGKIVYTKGRSAQAEMNFDASRNVLDKETPMVVLINAGSASASEIVAGALQDHGRALILGEQTFGKGSVQTIIPLADGSGIKLTTAVYYTPNGRSIQAKGIDPDISVPFVALNDDQREGRMPLVREGDLIRHLETGPIPPDQRDQPRPQALEMLERDNQLRLALEMVKAMPRLKALR; from the coding sequence ATGCGGGTTGTCCACTGGGTCGGCACCGTTACACTTCTTTTCTTGCTGGCCGTCACCTTCGGCCAGAGCATGGCCACGGACGAGGAACGCTACTCGCCGCTCAAGCGCTTCAGCCAGGTTTTGGACTTGGTGGAGCGCTATTACGTTCAGGACGTGGATCGCAACGAGATGATCCAGGGCGCCATCCGGGGCATGCTTCAGGAACTGGATCCCCATTCCAGCTTCATGACCCAGGACGCCTTCCGGGAAATGCAGATCGACACCTCCGGCGAGTTCACGGGGATCGGCATTGAGATCAGCCTCGTGGAAGGCAGGCTGACTGTCGTGTCCCCCATCGAGGACACCCCGGCTTTCCGTGAGGGGCTCAAATCCGGAGATCACATCCTGGAGATCGACGGCCAGTCCACCCAGGACATCACGATCATGGACGCCGTGAAGCTGATTCGAGGCCCCCGGGGCACCACCGTGGATATGACCATCCTGTCCAAGGGCGAGACCGTTCCCCGCACCGTGACCATCACCCGGGACGTCATCCCGATGCACACGGTCAAGCTGTTCGAATTGGAACCCGGCGTGGTCCTGATGCGACTGACCAGCTTCAAGGAAACCACCATGGACGACCTGCGGGAAGCCCTGGACCGATTCGACCTTGATCAGCGCGTCGGCCTGATCCTTGATCTGCGCAACAACCCCGGCGGATTGCTGAACCAGGCCGTGGCCGTGGCCGACGCCTTTTTGCACGAGGGCAAAATCGTCTACACCAAGGGGCGGTCGGCTCAGGCGGAAATGAATTTCGACGCATCCCGAAACGTGCTGGACAAGGAAACCCCCATGGTGGTGCTGATCAACGCCGGCTCCGCCTCTGCCTCGGAAATCGTCGCCGGGGCCCTGCAGGACCACGGACGGGCGCTGATCCTGGGTGAGCAGACCTTCGGCAAGGGGTCCGTGCAGACGATCATCCCCCTGGCCGACGGCTCCGGGATCAAGCTGACCACGGCGGTCTACTATACGCCCAACGGCCGCTCCATCCAGGCCAAGGGCATCGACCCGGACATTTCCGTTCCCTTCGTCGCCTTGAATGACGACCAGCGAGAAGGACGCATGCCTTTGGTTCGCGAAGGCGACCTGATCCGACACCTGGAAACCGGCCCGATTCCTCCGGACCAACGCGATCAACCCAGGCCTCAAGCTCTGGAAATGCTCGAACGGGACAATCAGCTGCGCCTGGCCTTGGAAATGGTCAAAGCCATGCCCAGGCTCAAGGCGCTCCGTTAA
- a CDS encoding DNA polymerase IV: MSTAVPASLPSSTAPLILHVDMDAFFASVEQLDHPELRGRAVIVGGSQRGVVSACSYEARKFGVHSAMPIVQARRLCPNGAFVPVRMGRYAQVSQLVMAVLERFSPLVEQASVDEAYLDGSGLERIFGPPQRLGIVLKQAVAAETGLTCSVGMAPVKFLSKIASDQNKPDGLFILAPNDVPAFLEALPVSKIPGVGRQAVEKLALLGVRRVGDVTRYSERFWRERFGKWGEVLYARARGIDPRPVVPESEAKSEGAENTFAEDHDDREELKRWLLDQAERVGRRLRRDGHAGRTVSLKVKFSDFKVITRAKTLREPTASTRMIFQTAAQLLDAEQLPNKVRLIGLSVSNFSNARRQLSLFPGNETDLDKTLDTTLDAIREKFGPGAMVRGRVFGFRKPS; this comes from the coding sequence ATGAGCACCGCCGTTCCCGCTTCCCTTCCATCTTCCACTGCCCCCCTGATCCTGCATGTGGACATGGACGCCTTTTTTGCGTCCGTGGAGCAACTGGACCATCCCGAGTTGCGCGGCAGAGCCGTGATCGTCGGCGGGTCCCAGCGCGGGGTGGTTTCCGCGTGCAGCTACGAAGCCCGAAAATTCGGCGTGCATTCGGCCATGCCCATTGTCCAGGCCAGGCGCTTGTGCCCAAACGGAGCGTTCGTGCCCGTGCGCATGGGACGCTATGCCCAGGTCTCCCAGCTGGTCATGGCCGTCCTGGAGCGGTTTTCACCGTTGGTGGAGCAGGCCTCGGTGGACGAGGCCTATCTCGATGGCAGCGGTCTGGAACGTATTTTTGGACCTCCGCAACGGCTGGGGATCGTGTTGAAGCAGGCCGTGGCCGCGGAAACCGGGCTGACTTGCTCCGTGGGCATGGCTCCGGTCAAGTTTCTGTCCAAGATCGCCTCGGACCAGAACAAGCCGGACGGTCTGTTCATCCTCGCTCCGAATGACGTACCGGCTTTTCTCGAGGCCCTGCCGGTCTCCAAGATTCCGGGCGTGGGGCGGCAGGCTGTGGAAAAGCTCGCGCTGCTCGGAGTGCGTCGGGTCGGCGATGTCACGAGGTATTCGGAACGATTCTGGCGCGAGCGGTTCGGAAAGTGGGGGGAGGTCCTCTATGCCAGGGCCAGGGGCATTGACCCCAGGCCGGTTGTTCCGGAGTCCGAAGCCAAAAGTGAAGGCGCGGAAAACACCTTTGCCGAGGACCACGACGACCGGGAGGAGTTGAAGCGCTGGCTGCTGGATCAGGCCGAGCGCGTGGGACGCCGGTTGCGCCGGGACGGTCATGCCGGGCGCACCGTGTCCCTGAAGGTCAAGTTCAGCGACTTCAAGGTGATCACGCGCGCGAAAACCTTGCGCGAGCCCACCGCGTCCACGCGGATGATCTTCCAGACCGCCGCCCAACTGCTGGACGCCGAGCAACTCCCCAATAAAGTCCGTTTGATCGGACTGAGCGTGTCCAATTTTTCCAATGCAAGGCGTCAGCTTTCTCTTTTCCCCGGAAACGAAACCGATCTGGACAAAACCCTGGACACGACCCTGGACGCAATCCGGGAGAAGTTCGGTCCCGGGGCTATGGTCCGGGGACGCGTCTTCGGTTTCCGAAAGCCGTCGTGA
- a CDS encoding anaerobic ribonucleoside-triphosphate reductase activating protein has product MRNHPSPWSRLRGLEPLSLCDWPGRVCAVLFLGGCDLRCPTCHNFHLAWNSEDDPRISRDHVLNFLDQRAPWLDGLVVTGGEPALSTDLPEWLAELRNRFGLPVKLDTNGMHPDIVERILDNQAADLVAVDVKGPWSKYPALTGNKISAREAKATLGRIFKLAEGHPKHFLFRTTLVPLLTPEDLRETRSFPPSGFLLQTQPFRQPSRPFQGHHHKEQSC; this is encoded by the coding sequence ATGCGGAACCACCCTTCCCCCTGGTCCAGGCTGCGCGGCCTGGAGCCGCTGAGTTTGTGCGACTGGCCGGGTCGCGTCTGCGCCGTGCTGTTTCTTGGCGGCTGCGACCTGCGCTGCCCCACGTGCCACAACTTCCATCTGGCCTGGAACTCCGAAGACGATCCCCGTATCTCTCGCGACCACGTTCTGAACTTTCTCGACCAGCGAGCCCCCTGGTTGGACGGCCTCGTGGTCACCGGCGGAGAACCGGCATTGTCCACGGACCTTCCCGAATGGCTCGCCGAACTCCGAAACCGGTTTGGCTTGCCCGTCAAGCTGGATACCAACGGCATGCACCCCGACATCGTGGAGCGGATTTTGGACAACCAAGCCGCAGACCTGGTGGCCGTGGACGTCAAAGGCCCGTGGTCCAAATATCCCGCGTTGACCGGAAACAAAATTTCCGCTCGTGAAGCCAAGGCAACCCTGGGCCGGATCTTCAAGCTCGCCGAAGGCCACCCGAAACACTTTCTCTTCCGAACCACCCTGGTCCCCCTGTTGACGCCGGAAGACCTCCGGGAGACCCGGTCTTTCCCGCCTTCCGGATTTCTCCTGCAGACCCAGCCTTTTCGCCAGCCATCCCGCCCTTTCCAGGGCCATCATCACAAGGAGCAATCATGCTGA
- a CDS encoding endonuclease III domain-containing protein: MPASTTRLLIDMYDAMLARLGPSGWWPAKSPFEVAVGAILTQNTNWSNVEKAIANLRLHDLLKPEQLRSARPEVVEECVRPSGFFRQKAKKLRNFLDFLDREQALDLKSLALLDTVELRVRLLAVNGIGPETADSILLYALDRPVFVVDAYTARICNRHGLVPEDVDYDALQDLFLSHLPERVEHYNEYHALLVRVGKQWCRKREPRCDGCPLRPFLPHSHLS, from the coding sequence ATGCCCGCTTCCACCACCCGACTCCTCATCGACATGTACGACGCCATGCTGGCCCGACTCGGGCCAAGCGGGTGGTGGCCGGCCAAGAGTCCGTTTGAAGTGGCCGTGGGCGCGATTTTGACCCAGAACACCAACTGGTCCAACGTGGAAAAAGCCATTGCCAACCTACGCCTCCACGACCTGCTCAAGCCGGAACAGCTCCGCTCAGCCCGGCCGGAGGTCGTGGAGGAATGCGTTCGGCCATCGGGATTCTTTCGGCAAAAAGCCAAAAAACTACGAAATTTTCTGGACTTTCTGGATCGGGAGCAGGCCTTGGATCTAAAGAGTCTTGCCCTCCTGGACACCGTCGAACTCCGCGTACGGTTGCTGGCCGTCAATGGCATCGGTCCGGAGACAGCGGACAGCATTCTGCTCTACGCATTGGACCGCCCGGTGTTCGTGGTGGACGCCTACACGGCCAGGATCTGCAATCGACATGGGCTTGTTCCCGAAGACGTGGATTACGACGCTTTGCAAGATTTGTTCCTGTCCCACCTCCCTGAACGGGTTGAACACTACAACGAATACCACGCCTTACTGGTTCGAGTCGGCAAGCAATGGTGTCGAAAACGAGAGCCGCGCTGCGATGGGTGTCCCCTCCGACCGTTTCTCCCGCACTCACACCTCTCATAA
- a CDS encoding STAS domain-containing protein, protein MEFTSTKVEQGVTIKATGRMDAVTAPSFEQECLRWMEQGDSKLIVDFTGLEYISSAGLRVILGVGKKLKSQGGSLAFGGMSSMVKEVFDISGFASIFPVYDSLEAALAAK, encoded by the coding sequence ATGGAATTTACGAGTACCAAGGTGGAGCAGGGCGTGACGATCAAAGCGACGGGCCGCATGGACGCGGTAACGGCCCCGTCTTTCGAGCAGGAATGTCTGCGCTGGATGGAGCAGGGCGATTCCAAGCTGATCGTGGACTTCACCGGCCTGGAATACATCAGCAGCGCGGGATTGCGGGTCATTCTGGGCGTGGGCAAGAAGCTGAAAAGCCAGGGAGGCTCGTTGGCTTTCGGCGGGATGAGTTCCATGGTCAAGGAAGTCTTCGACATCTCCGGCTTCGCGTCCATTTTCCCGGTGTACGATTCCCTGGAGGCGGCCCTTGCGGCCAAGTAG
- a CDS encoding cupin domain-containing protein yields MKARLAMLNLFAIPKGPMPEERVDLLARGDGLRIERIISLGHVSPPDFWYDQELDEWVVLLQGEAEIRFADGRTKALKAGDCLFLPAGLGHRVDRTTDDPPCIWLAVHGRMTDGPWSRATLND; encoded by the coding sequence TTGAAAGCGCGACTCGCCATGCTCAACCTGTTCGCCATCCCAAAGGGCCCCATGCCCGAGGAACGCGTCGATCTGCTGGCGCGTGGGGACGGGTTGCGCATCGAACGAATCATCTCGCTGGGCCATGTTTCGCCTCCCGATTTCTGGTATGACCAAGAATTGGACGAATGGGTCGTCCTCTTGCAGGGCGAGGCGGAAATCCGCTTCGCGGACGGGCGGACCAAGGCCCTCAAAGCCGGAGACTGTCTCTTTCTCCCAGCCGGCCTGGGACATCGAGTGGACCGCACCACCGACGACCCGCCTTGCATCTGGCTTGCCGTGCATGGCCGGATGACCGACGGACCATGGTCCCGCGCCACATTGAACGATTAG